TTGGGGAGGCGTACCAGGTTGAGTCATCACTTGCTCCAACGGTCGGCTGACCGCCGCCGGCGTCATGAATTTCGCCGGAAATTTGAACGGGGGATGTAATCTCGCCGGCATTGTCGCCGGAGTCTAGACCAATGGCAATTCTCTCATCCTCTTCAACATAGGTGACGTTAGTGACCTCACTCCCGGGTGGAACCACCTTCGTGTCGCGGCCGGGACTCGCCGGAAAAAAGGATGTTTTGCATTTTGGGCTTCCAACCGGAGAGCTACCTTCGGCCCCAAAGTCGATCTTCTTCCGGAGTTGCTTGTCTTCCGGCATGGGAGAGAGTACAAACCTTTTCCGGCCATCACCTTTGGTGGGAGGGGCTGGGGTACTTTTCCTCTCTTTCACCTTCgttttcaaagttttcctcgccaTTTTCTTGGGGGGAAGGCTCGTGGAGGCAGCCTCTTCCGACGCGAACGTCATTTGCTGGACCAAGGGAGGGGCCTCGGCCGCACGGAGAACCATttgctggtccgagatggtaCGGGGTTCCTCGGACCCCGGAGGAGGATCCGGTGGGTGTTCCGGCATGGTTGATGGAGAGTGAAGACACCAACCGAACCGGGGAGTTGGAAGGAGGTTGGTGAGGTGTGGAGATGAACGGAAGGTCGGCGTGGGGGGGTGGTCGAAAGGTGGATTATCGTTCAAAAGGgggaattgctagagagaagggagagcatcTCTCTCTAGAACACGTTTTTCGATCAGCCTATGTAACGTATCAAACAAGATTATTATGAAGATCCTCACGTCTAGGCTCACCCCCTTCCTACCAAAGGTTCTCTCtccaaaccaaagtggtttcGTTAAAGGAAGGCTTCTCAACGACAACGTCCTCCTTGcacaagaaatgttccatgagctctaTCGTAGCAAACCAGCACCAAATGTTGCCCTTAAGCTGGATATGGCGAAAGCCAACGACCGGGTTCAGTGGCCCTTTCTGTCCAAAGTACTTAAGCAAATGGGCTTTCCCGAGCCGTGGATCAAGATGGTGGAGAGATGCATAGGCTATTGTTGGTTCTCGGTCTTGGTTAATGGTGCGCCCACGGGATTCTTTAAGTCTACCAGAGGGTTGCGACAGGGAGACCCCATCTCACCGACCCTGTTCGTTAATGCCGCCGACTACTTATCTAGAGCCCTCGACAATTTGATCCTTGGGAAGAAAGAAATGACTTTCAAATCTACCCGGGCCAGCACTGAGGTTAGTCACCTTGCTTACGACAATTGAAAGCTTGCCTTGATGATTACACGGCTGTCTCGGGTCAATTGATAAACCTAACGAAGAGCAACTTTTTCATCATGGAGAACAATGAAGGACATGCGGCCATTGTAGAAACAGAAGGGAGATTCTCTAGAGGTACGTTCCCCCTCCTTTATCTTGGAGTCCCCATTTATAAAGGTGCGAAGCGAACGGACATGTTCCTTTTCCTCCGAGACAAAATCTCAAAACGGATCACGGGATGGGCCCACCGCCACCTCTCATTCGGTGGGAGGCTTACTCTCATCAATAGTACACTTGAAGCTATTCCGATCCATGTATTTCAAGCCATCGAGCCGACCAAAGGGGCCCTCAAGCTTCTTGAGCAACAAATCATACGCTTCTTATGGGGGGATCGGTTGAAGGGAAGAAAAGAACTCACTGGATTGGTtgggagcaagtttgcctccccACAGCGGAAGGCGGGCTAGGGATCAGACGCTTTGAAGATGTCCTCAAGGCCTTCAATATCAAGCTATGGTGGAGGTTTAGGGAACAGAATTCTCTTTGGGTCACCCACTTATATAGCAAATATTGCACCAAGAAAGTCCCCTTTGACTGGAGCAGTCTCGGGGTAGAAGCAGCCCAACATGGAGGATATTGGCTTCGGCATGGCCATTTGCCCAGGCCCATATCCAATGGATCATTGGTGACGGCAAAGCACTGTTCTGGGATGATATTTGGCTCGGGGATAAACCTCTAAGGGAGAGCTGTATTGACACGAGGGGAAACCCCATGACGCGGGTCTCAGATTTTTGGCTCGACGGCCAGTGGGATCAAGCATGGATTACAATGACCCAACGCCAATCTGGCATCCCGCCCCACATCGCCGAGAATATTTTGAACGTCCCCATTCTCTCGGGGAGTAATGATGTCCCGAGGTGGTGCCTATCCCGGCATGGCAATTTCACGGTCGCCTCGGCATGGGACACAAACCGCACCCGCCGGCCTATCATCCCGGCCCTCGAGGACATTTGGAACAAAGGCCTCACAACATCCATGTCAATATTTATGTGGAGACTAATCCCAAATAGGATCCCGGTTGATGCCAAGCTCCAATGGTGGAACATTAGCTTGGCCTCGAAGTGTCATTAATGCATCTCACACCCAAGGGTCGAAACATTACAACATCTTTTTGTCAGCGGGCAAGGGGCTATCCGAGTCTGGAGATTCTTCGACGAATGGTTCACGGCAGCGAGCCCATCCTCGAGGCAGACACCATCCCGTCGAGATTGGATAAATGGTGAAAGAGATCCAATCGAACTGCAAAAACGCACTTAGCCCGGGTTCTACCTTGCGTCATCTTTTGGTTTCTTTGGGCGGAGAGGAATAATAGCCGACATGATGGAGTTCGGTTCAAGGCGTTTAGTGTTATTTGGCAAGTTCAGTTGCACATCCAACGGCTTGTGGAAGGGGAACGGCTTCGACCGAAACATTTTGTCGGTGTCAATAACACCGGGGTAGTCGCGACACCCCCAAGACCGAGACCGCCGGAGCAGAGAGTCATGGTCACGAAATGGCAGCCACCGGACCCCCCATGGATCAAATTTAATGTCAAGGGAGCCTACATTGAGGTGACAGGTCGATCCGGTGGCGGAGGCATCTTTCGGAATCCTCACGGCAACCTTGTCTCGGCCTTCCTCGCACCATTGGCCGCGAAGTCCGAACTCGAAGCGGAATTGGAGATGATCTGCCGGGACCTCTCCCATGCTAGAGGCTGTGGCCATCGGACATGGGTCGAGACCAGCTCGAGACAAGCCCCGCCTCTGATTAACAAAGGCGAATGGGGACCAGCCAACGTCCGGCACCTCATGGTTAACATTCGACATTTGATGGCCGAGAGCAATAGCCGAATTAGCACCACCCACTACGTTGGCAACAAAGCAGCAGCCCTTCTAGCTCAATTGGGAATTGAAGCCACACTTCGCCAGACCATCGCGGAAGACTCAGCACCTAGGTTACTTCGTGCAATCATCCATCTTGAAAAGTCGGGCACGCCCTACATTAGCCTAAGGGGCGATGGGTGAGTTCCGGCAATTGTTGGACCCGACCGAGTTACCTCTTTGACTTCGAGGATAGTCACGTGAAGTGAAAGCGCCGAGGGCCGTAGAGTACCCAGGTGTCGTACTAGCTTTGGCACGACCTCTCCCTACTCTTGTGGTTTAATTGTCCtagtgtgttttgtaaatagttTTGGTCACATAGCCTTAGATTGTTCGGCCCTTTTGTACTTCATGATTGTAATCCTCTTTggttttgaaatatagggatgagggacccacgaaccctccaccgtgaaggtgtttgattaaaaaaaaaacagaagagGTTACGAATGCGCATTCACAAGATCAATGTAGGGGGGAGAGAACTCTCGGATGACTTGGAGATTAGGAACTCGGCGGTGGAGTACTTCCAAAATCTCTTAGCCCCGGGTCCCCTCACGCTCTTGGAGCCGGACTTGAGCTTGATTCAACGCCTCCCACCATCACGCGAGGTGGTCGCTCTTCCGGAGATAGTGCCCCAGGACCGGATGGCTTCACAGCCACCTTCTTTCAATCATGTTGGGATACGGTTGGTGTGGATGTAGTTGACGCAATCCGACAATTCTTTGGGGGAGCCTTCCTCCCTCGAAGCATCACGACCACGAGCATCGTACTCATCCCGAAGAAGCTCGCCCCGGACTCGTGGAGTGACTACCGCCCTatcagcctttgcaacgtcTCCAACAAGATTATCACAAAAATCCTCACGAGGCGGCTAACTCCCATCCTCCCTACAACGAGAAGGAAGGGTTTAGAgtgagaagctcctccttctctctaacaaTCCCCCACCTTACCGCATTGTCCCGCCGGAATCTCACCCCCACCACTTAACCCCGCCTCCCTCACTCCACCATCCACAATCCCGTCGGACGCCCTTCACCCCAAGGCCCCACGGTGAACACTAGCGTCAGCCAACCCACCCTCTTTCCACCCCCTACCCCCCGCTCCTTGGTCTAGATATGCCTGACCCTCCTCCACCGGACCCCGATATTGGGGACGAGGAAGCTCGAACCATTGCGGACCACCTAATGGTCTTTCGGTCGCCCGATGAACCACCTCCCAAACCGACGACCAAAGCCACAAAGTTGAAGGCGGCGAAGAATAGATGCAAAACAAGGATAAACACGCCAGGCCCGCCGTCAAAAGGGAATGGCCGGAAGCGCTTTGTCCCTTCCCCTCTCCCGGAAGACAAACAGCTCCGGAAAAAGCTCTCGTTCGGCAATGACTCCAGTCCCGGCTCCGAGTCACCACGGTACAAAGCGGCCATATTCTCAGAGAGCCCCGGCCATGACACGGAGAAGGATGGCCGTGAGAATGATGAAAATATCCTCGACTGCAAAGGAAAACGTAAAATGGAAAATCTGGCCCTAGAGGACAACGCCGTAGCCGCCGGGGCTTCGCCGGCAG
This genomic interval from Salvia splendens isolate huo1 chromosome 13, SspV2, whole genome shotgun sequence contains the following:
- the LOC121760611 gene encoding uncharacterized protein LOC121760611 codes for the protein MVTKWQPPDPPWIKFNVKGAYIEVTGRSGGGGIFRNPHGNLVSAFLAPLAAKSELEAELEMICRDLSHARGCGHRTWVETSSRQAPPLINKGEWGPANVRHLMVNIRHLMAESNSRISTTHYVGNKAAALLAQLGIEATLRQTIAEDSAPRLLRAIIHLEKSGTPYISLRGDG